Below is a genomic region from Chiloscyllium plagiosum isolate BGI_BamShark_2017 chromosome 47, ASM401019v2, whole genome shotgun sequence.
tattcctcctgTTCACTGATCTGTTTAAATGAAACCTATGACATTGTTACTGTATTTGCTTCTCCCACCTCCCCTTGGCAGCACCTTCCAGGCGCTTATCACCCGCTGGATAGTACACCTTCCCTCGTACATCTGCCTTAAACCTTCCCCCTTCGTTATAAATCCCTTAAGCCGACAAATGGACTGATGCTCAGCCTCAAAAATGGGTTTTGAGCAAAAGGAGCACACCGTGTGGGAGTGAAAAAAGGACAGGTTCGAATTTGAAGGGAGTGCGTGTGCACCCCCTCCTCCCCAATACCCCTAAGCAAACCGTCCCTCCCCATCTAACTCTCCCAAATCCTTCAACTGTCTTTAATTCCCCCATTAGGTCACCCCGTAACCTTCTCATCTTGAGAGACAGAGACCAACGTTAGAACTAGGagcagtagaccattcggcccttcaagcctgccctgACCATTCAACAAGATCGCGGCTGATCTTTGCGTGGCCTCAGATCCACCCATccgccctctcactgtatcccttaatcaCTTTACTGTTCAataaaatctaccttagctttaaaaacgtttattgaagtagcgtcaactactcccctgggcaaggaattccacagattcacaatcctctgggtgaagcgCAGAATGTGTGCGTTTCCTCAGAATCTAAACCCTCTATGTGCCAGGTATCATTCGTGGGAATAACATTACATCCCCGCCCCCAACAGCACAGCAGAGTTTTTGATAGTTTAAAAATCTCTCAGGTGGTCCACTTCATGCTGGTGTGAGACAGACAGAATCACagggaggagcaaattactgcaaacaCGGaaatagggtggctcagtggttagcactgctgcctcacagagtcccaggttcgattccagcctcaggcgactgtctgtgtggagtttggacattctccctgtgtctgtgtgggtttcctccgggtgctccggttccctcccacagtccaaagggtggattggccacgggaaagtgcccatagtgttaggtgcatgagtcagaaggaaatgggtctgggtgggttactcttcagagggtcggtatggacttgctgggccgaagggcctacttccatactttagggaatctaaggggcggcaggttaggtgaattggccatgctaaattgtcccatagtgttaggtgcattaatcaagggtaaatacagggtaggcaaatgagtctgggtgggttgctcttcggagggtcggtgtggactggttgggccaaagggcctgtttccatactgtagggaatctaatttgaaGAGGAtgggaaaacaacaaatactggagatcacaacgggtcagacagcatccatagggagagagagagcgagccaATGGTTCAAGTCGAGATGACTCGGCGAGATGGCTCTGATAAACAGTCACCTTGATTCGAACCTTAGCTTGCATTCTCTCCATGGAcattgcctgacccgctgtgatctccaacacgAGCAGGCTGAATCGCTCCAATGGCGACAGCCTGGTGCCAATAACACCATGGTCATGGGTTCAGTCCCCACCCTGGCCAATGTCTCAGGTAGCCCTCAGCTCTTCAGTGCTGTGTCAGTGAGTATTAGCTCTGAGCCCAGGAGGCCCAGGTCTGAGccacacctgctccagaggtgtgtaggaACATCGCCGAAACTTTCTAATCAACCAGAAAGTAGCTACAAATCACAACCAGAGATGTTTCAAGGCATGAgacggccattcagccccaccacACCAGCATCGCGAGTGGTCTCTCAGTTCCCTTCTGCTTGTACGCCTCACTCCCCGATAATGGACACCCAGGTCACGGAGTGTTCCAGTTGCAACCACAGACGTCACCACCTGCCCGAGCTCAGAAACGCAGAGCTGACAGTTCTCCAGATCCTGTGGGCATACTTGGTGAGGTCATATGTGGTGCTCAGAACACGCCCAAGACGGATATTCCACATGACCAAGCTGCCCTGCCATACCTTGAGCTGAGATCTAGCCTATTTACTCAACTGTGGAAATGAGAAAATAGGAAGAATTATTTACCCTTAACCCTGCAGCGACCAATCAGGCGTCGAAGCACAAGATTAATTAGATATTCCAGCagggagagaaattttaaaaataaatccaaggGGCTCCTCCATCTCCCAGCAGCCACTTCAAGCCCCATCCTGTCACCGTCCCACACACGGCCCAGACAATAGCGGCTGGCTGACTCACCTGTATACCTGCCAGCGACAGACATGACTGCACCTTCCTCGCCTGGTCGCCGGTGATAGACAAGTTCCCCGCCCAGAGCCAGACTCGGCGTGATACTCTGTAGATAGTGAGCCACGACGATTCCTGCAAATCGAAATGGGATAAGGTCATATTCCAGGCAATTCCCAACCAAACCACAAGCACACTCTGACATAGTTAGATGGCTGACACCAATAATACCAGGggcctgtataacactggggtacagtacaggaggggacaggtctgtcactgtataacactgggatacaggactggtggggacaggtttgtcactgtataactctggggtacagtactggtggggacgggtctgtcactgtataacactggggtacagtactggtggggaccaGTCTGTCAGcgtataacactagggtacagtacaGGTGatgacaggtctgtcgctgtctaacactggggtacagtactggtggggaccaGTCTGTCAGcgtataacactagggtacagtactggtgtggatCAGTCTTTCACTGGAGGTGATAGCCtggatctcccctcccccacccaaaaAGCTGCTGGGCCTGTAAAAATCAAGCTTGTTCGTTTGCCATTCAGTGAAGTTGGTGAAGGGTTGTGCAgctaaactgcagagctggggcTCAGATTCACAACAGCGAACGGAACAAGGTCAAGGGGCTGATTCCTGGTTCCCCTTTTTGTGTCCATGGCTGGCTGGTGTTGCTCCCGGAATGGGAATGTCTCCATACCTGATCCGATGAGAATGTCGGGGTTTCCCAGCGTCAGTGTTGCTGTGTAATCATTTCCTCGATATTCTGAGTCCACCTGCCAGTTCACAAACTTGGActgttgtgtctgtgtgagaaGGACAAGGGACAGCATGATGTTAGTCAGAGAACAAAGCCTCCTCTACACTTTAAAACAaggtaaagctgcctctacactggctccaatcaaatactcccaggacaggtacagcacaggggtAGATATTGAATGAAATCTCAGCCCTGCTCGACACTGTGCACAAATAactccagtggctcagtggttagcactgctgcctctcagtgtcagggacacgggttcaattctagcctcgggtaactttgagtggagtttgcacattctccccgtgtctgcgtgggtttcctccggctgctcctgtgcacattctccccgtgtctgcgtgggtttcctccggctgctcctgtttcctcccacagtccaaatatatgcaggtcaggtgaattggccatgctaaattgtcccatagtgtccagggatgtgcaggttagggtggattggccatgggaaattgtcccataatgcccagggatgtgcagttagggtggattggccatgctaaattgtcccatagtgcccagggatgtacaggttagggtggattggccatgggaaattgtcccatagtgtccagggacgtgcaggttagggtggattggccatgggaaattgtcccataatgcccagggatgtgcaggttagggtggattggccatgctaaattgtcccatagtgcccagggatgtgcaggttagggtggattggccatgctaaattgtcccatagtgcccagggatgtacaggttagggtggattggccatgggaaattgtcccatagtgtccagggacgtgcaggttaggtgtgttagtcaggggtaaatatagtatagtaagggaatgggtctggttgggttactcttcggagggtcagtgtggacccctGAAGGggctgctcccacactgtagggattttatggcTGGTTGCTACTGACAGTCACAATGATGAGTTCAGACTATCTCAGTGACACTCTGGAAATGTCCCCACTGATCAAGTCTAACTCCCAAATCAACCCAGTGTCACATCGATCAGAGGTGCTGAGGTGTGGTCTCAGCATGCTCACCTGTAATACCATTTTTGACCGCACTCTGTCTGTTAGAAGGTGAATGAGTTGTGCATTCAGGCTGCCTGTGTTATCCATGTCGCCGACAACAACTGGAAAGGCCTGCAACAATATACAGAGTACAGCTCGTTTCAAGACACTGTCACAAAGTCCTCCAGTCTGTCACTCCCTCCCGGGGCATCAGTTATTCCACAAAAAACCACTCCGACCCCCTCAATTACATTCCCGCCTGTAACTGCTTCCCAGGTATGTATATTCTGTATATAATACatcctgaaccccttgattagattccagtctgtaactccctcccaggtatctgttattctgtacgtAAACCACCCcagcgattagattccagtctgtaagtcACCCCTGGTTACCTGTTATTCTGTACACAACTCACCCTGAAcctctcaattagattccagtctgtaactctctccCAGTATGAAcgtgaaccccttgattagattcctgtctgtaaccccatcccaggtatctgttattctatatataaaccatcctgaatccctcgattagattccagtctgtaactcactctcaggtatctgttattctgtatataaaccaccctgaaccctttGAATAGATTTCAGTCTGTCACTCACTCCCTGCTacctattattctatatataacccatcctgaacccctccattagattccaatctgtaactccctccagagtatctgttattctgtatataaaccatccagaatccttcgattagattcccatctgtaactccctcccacaTATCTGGTATTATAGACAGCAGCCAGCCGAGTTGAGTGATTGGGCTCAGATACAAAACCCAGTGTGTGACGACCTGCTGTTCTCCGTTCAGGGAGAGTGGCTCTTACCTCAGTGGGACTGAGCTGCTTCGTGCCAACGTAGGTTGCCCCAAAGTGGTAGCTGGATTCTCCTAACGTGCTGAGTGACACGGTGTGATTCACCTGTGGTAGCAGAGACAGCAATGTTCACACTTTAACTAAAGCCAAGAACGTTAACTGCAGGCAATACCAGGCAATATTAAACACCCTCTTTAACAGCCACACGGTCTTTATGTGGAGAGGTGGCTGTGTTACAATTTTCACGCACACACATGACCCCCACAGCTCTTCCAACCCCACCCATCCTCAGGTTTCAGAAGCAAACACTAAGCACAGTGCCAAGGGAGCgccgcaccgtcagagggtcagggccgagggagcgccgcaccgcCAGAGGGTCAgggccgagggagcgccgcaccgcCAGAGGGTCAgggccgagggagcgccgcaccgtCAGGGGGTCAGGGCCGAGGGAGCACCGCATCGTCAGGGGGTCAgggccgagggagcgccgcaccacCAGAGGGTCAgggccgagggagcgccgcaccacCAGCCCGTTTGGGGTAAATAACGAAGTCCAGGTCCTGCGTTCCCTCTCCGATGATTATTAACAGATCTACTGCCACAACTTTGAAGGCAGGCATGGGATGTCACCCTGCGTCTTGGCCAATTTTGATTACTCAACAAATACCAATCGGAGCAGAGCTGGTTACCCCACTGCTGCAGATGGGGACTTGGTGAATAAATCAGCTACTGTGATTTGTACAGTACAGACAACACACCGTGTGGTAGTCACAGGTCATCTGATCCTGAAACATTCTTGTATCACTCACTAGCCTGAAGCGGTTATTTATGGAATGAGGTTGAGGGGAATTttgatattttttattttattttctctataCCTTCTAAATCCAACATTTGAACAAAAATACATCTTCCTGAAACACGCAAAAGCCTGAGCGGACTGGTCAGTCTCGGGTGTAAAAGGATGTTACCTCGCGTGATGGAGAACAGATCGAGATGGGACATGGTTCACAAATGAAGGCACTcccatttgagacagagataaagagaactGTTCACTCTCAGTTTGGTTATCTATGATTCACTCATGGGTTGATGAGAATTCAGGTGTGTGGGTAGGGTGGACAGAGGCAaggagcgagacagagagagagtgcacgagagagagaacgcgcgtgCGAAAGAGACACAGAGGAGAATGCTTTTTGACATAGCAGATACTAATCTGGAACATTCTGCCTGAAAGGCATTGGGAGCAGATTCAACAGGGGGAAGGAGGGAAACAGATGAAGGGAAAATTTACAGTGCTACAGGGACTAACGAAACAGGTATTTCGAGGAGCCACAATGTACCAACTGGTTTTGTCCTGCCCTTTATGACTCTGCAAGTATTATCTAGTTTTACTGCACcttctcagaaagctgctctgcaAATTCAGTCAATGCCAGACTGTGCAGACTAAAGACAGGGATGTACTTGACTGAcctggaagtgattgctgagaccTTTGTTTACAATGAGTTTCACTCCTTCCATCTGAATAGGGAAAAGttctggggagagagagaaagacaaaaatgaaaacaaagcttATCATTAAGAAGGACGATTGTTAATAGAATGTTTCCGCGAATACCTTTCCACTCATGCAGAAATGTTCACAATAGCGATTAACTAACATTTAACTGAGAAACACGAGTTGGGAACAGGTAGCTGAAACTTGTAATGGAGGACAGGGAAGGTGGTGAGGAGTTTAAAGGAGCTAATCTCAGAGCGCAAGGCCCAGGCAGTTGTAGGTACAGATGCCAGTGATGGGAATCAAGGGATGAGAGATCAGCTAGAATTGGAGCAGGGAAGATATCTCGGATACTCGCAACTGTCAGAAGAGGATGTTACCCAGATGTGGAGCATTGCAGGGGCTGGAGAATGATTGTACAGCCCGGAGAAACTCTCAATTATTTTttgtaaattcattcatgggacctgGGCATTACTGGCCAGGCCAAAATTTATTCCCTGGCCCTAATTGGCCAGAGgccagtttcctttcctgaaggacatttagtgagccagatgggtttttctgacaatcaagaacagattcatggtcatctaTTCTTCAAATCCAGCTTATTATTGAAGTCAAATCCCATTATCCTGCAAGGGCAGGATTCAGTCCCTAGAAAATaatgtgggtctctggattaacagtgcagtgatTAAAACACTGGACCATTGCCTCTACCAGTACCGTACCCAGGTGTTATCCAGTTCcatacctgtccccaccagcataACCTCCCCACCAACTCCTGGTCGTTCAATCTCAACTCCGGCAACTGCCCCTCTCCCACCCACACTCCAGTCCGCAGATTCCCCCACAGCCTCCTCCCTGGGTTGGTGAATTTCCACCCACCATATCCTCGTATCGTGTTCCATCAATTTCCCCACACGCCTACCCCAACCTTCTGTCTGTTACTCCCCATATCCCCTCCAACAAGTCCATCAGACACCCCCAAAACCAGATATATTCTCCCACATTCTccacaccacacccccacccacccctgcGCCCACCCAGACGCCCCACCNNNNNNNNNNNNNNNNNNNNNNNNNNNNNNNNNNNNNNNNNNNNNNNNNNNNNNNNNNNNNNNNNNNNNNNNNNNNNNNNNNNNNNNNNNNNNNNNNNNNNNNNNNNNNNNNNNNNNNNNNNNNNNNNNNNNNNNNNNNNNNNNNNNNNNNNNNNNNNNNNNNNNNNNNNNNNNNNNNNNNNNNNNNNNNNNNNNNNNNNNNNNNNNNNNNNNNNNNNNNNNNNNNNNNNNNNNNNNNNNNNNNNNNNNNNNNNNNNNNNNNNNNNNNNNNNNNNNNNNNNNNNNNNNNNNNNNNNNNNNNNNNNNNNNNNNNNNNNNNNNNNNNNNNNNNNNNNNNNNNNNNNNNNNNNNNNNNNNNNNNNNNNNNNNNNNNNNNNNNNNNNNNNNNNNNNNNNNNNNNNNNNNNNNNNNNNNNNNNNNNNNNNNNNNNNNNNNNNNNNNNNNNNNNNNNNNNNNNNNNNNNNNNNNNNNNNNNNNNNNNNNNNNNNNNNNNNNNNNNNNNNNNNNNNNNNNNNNNNNNNNNNNNNNNNNNNNNNNNNNNNNNNNNNNNNNNNNNNNNNNNNNNNNNNNNNNNNNNNNNNNNNNNNNNNNNNNNNNNNNNNNNNNNNNNNNNNNNNNNNNNNNNNNNNNNNNNNNNNNNNNNNNNNNNNNNNNNNNNNNNNNNNNNNNNNNNNNNNNNNNNNNNNNNNNNNNNNNNNNNNNNNNNNNNNNNNNNNNNNNNNNNNNNNNNNNNNNNNNNNNNNNNNNNNNNNNNNNNNNNNNNNNNNNNNNNNNNNNNNNNNNNNNNNNNNNNNNNNNNNNNNNNNNNNNNNNNNNNNNNNNNNNNNNNNNNNNNNNNNNNNNNNNNNNNNNNNNNNNNNNNNNNNNNNNNNNNNNNNNNNNNNNNNNNNNNNNNNNNNNNNNNNNNNNNNNNNNNNNNNNNNNNNNNNNNNNNNNNNNNNNNNNNNNNNNNNNNNNNNNNNNNNNNNNNNNNNNNNNNNNNNNNNNNNNNNNNNNNNNNNNNNNNNNNNNNNNNNNNNNNNNNNNNNNNNNNNNNNNNNNNNNNNNNNNNNNNNNNNNNNNNNNNNNNNNNNNNNNNNNNNNNNNNNNNNNNNNNNNNNNNNNNNNNNNNNNNNNNNNNNNNNNNNNNNNNNNNNNNNNNNNNNNNNNNNNNNNNNNNNNNNNNNNNNNNNNNNNNNNNNNNNNNNNNNNNNNNNNNNNNNNNNNNNNNNNNNNNNNNNNNNNNNNNNNNNNNNNNNNNNNNNNNNNNNNNNNNNNNNNNNNNNNNNNNNNNNNNNNNNNNNNNNNNNNNNNNNNNNNNNNNNNNNNNNNNNNNNNNNNNNNNNNNNNNNNNNNNNNNNNNNNNNNNNNNNNNNNNNNNNNNNNNNNNNNNNNNNNNNNNNNNNNNNNNNNNNNNNNNNNNNNNNNNNNNNNNNNNNNNNNNNNNNNNNNNNNNNNNNNNNNNNNNNNNNNNNNNNNNNNNNNNNNNNNNNNNNNNNNNNNNNNNNNNNNNNNNNNNNNNNNNNNNNNNNNNNNNNNNNNNNNNNNNNNNNNNNNNNNNNNNNNNNNNNNNNNNNNNNNNNNNNNNNNNNNNNNNNNNNNNNNNNNNNNNNNNNNNNNNNNNNNNNNNNNNNNNNNNNNNNNNNNNNNNNNNNNNNNNNNNNNNNNNNNNNNNNNNNNNNNNNNNNNNNNNNNNNNNNNNNNNNNNNNNNNNNNNNNNNNNNNNNNNNNNNNNNNNNNNNNNNNNNNNNNNNNNNNNNNNNNNNNNNNNNNNNNNNNNNNNNNNNNNNNNNNNNNNNNNNNNNNNNNNNNNNNNNNNNNNNNNNNNNNNNNNNNNNNNNNNNNNNNNNNNNNNNNNNNNNNNNNNNNNNNNNNNNNNNNNNNNNNNNNNNNNNNNNNNNNNNNNNNNNNNNNNNNNNNNNNNNNNNNNNNNNNNNNNNNNNNNNNNNNNNNNNNNNNNNNNNNNNNNNNNNNNNNNNNNNNNNNNNNNNNNNNNNNNNNNNNNNNNNNNNNNNNNNNNNNNNNNNNNNNNNNNNNNNNNNNNNNNNNNNNNNNNNNNNNNNNNNNNNNNNNNNNNNNNNNNNNNNNNNNNNNNNNNNNNNNNNNNNNNNNNNNNNNNNNNNNNNNNNNNNNNNNNNNNNNNNNNNNNNNNNNNNNNNNNNNNNNNNNNNNNNNNNNNNNNNNNNNNNNNNNNNNNNNNNNNNNNNNNNNNNNNNNNNNNNNNNNNNNNNNNNNNNNNNNNNNNNNNNNNNNNNNNNNNNNNNNNNNNNNNNNNNNNNNNNNNNNNNNNNNNNNNNNNNNNNNNNNNNNNNNNNNNNNNNNNNNNNNNNNNNNNNNNNNNNNNNNNNNNNNNNNNNNNNNNNNNNNNNNNNNNNNNNNNNNNNNNNNNNNNNNNNNNNNNNNNNNNNNNNNNNNNNNNNNNNNNNNNNNNNNNNNNNNNNNNNNNNNNNNNNNNNNNNNNNNNNNNNNNNNNNNNNNNNNNNNNNNNNNNNNNNNNNNNNNNNNNNNNNNNNNNNNNNNNNNNNNNNNNNNNNNNNNNNNNNNNNNNNNNNNNNNNNNNNNNNNNNNNNNNNNNNNNNNNNNNNNNNNNNNNNNNNNNNNNNNNNNNNNNNNNNNNNNNNNNNNNNNNNNNNNNNNNNNNNNNNNNNNNNNNNNNNNNNNNNNNNNNNNNNNNNNNNNNNNNNNNNNNNNNNNNNNNNNNNNNNNNNNNNNNNNNNNNNNNNNNNNNNNNNNNNNNNNNNNNNNNNNNNNNNNNNNNNNNNNNNNNNNNNNNNNNNNNNNNNNNNNNNNNNNNNNNNNNNNNNNNNNNNNNNNNNNNNNNNNNNNNNNNNNNNNNNNNNNNNNNNNNNNNNNNNNNNNNNNNNNNNNNNNNNNNNNNNNNNNNNNNNNNNNNNNNNNNNNNNNNNNNNNNNNNNNNNNNNNNNNNNNNNNNNNNNNNNNNNNNNNNNNNNNNNNNNNNNNNNNNNNNNNNNNNNNNNNNNNNNNNNNNNNNNNNNNNNNNNNNNNNNNNNNNNNNNNNNNNNNNNNNNNNNNNNNNNNNNNNNNNNNNNNNNNNNNNNNNNNNNNNNNNNNNNNNNNNNNNNNNNNNNNNNNNNNNNNNNNNNNNNNNNNNNNNNNNNNNNNNNNNNNNNNNNNNNNNNNNNNNNNNNNNNNNNNNNNNNNNNNNNNNNNNNNNNNNNNNNNNNNNNNNNNNNNNNNNNNNNNNNNNNNNNNNNNNNNNNNNNNNNNNNNNNNNNNNNNNNNNNNNNNNNNNNNNNNNNNNNNNNNNNNNNNNNNNNNNNNNNNNNNNNNNNNNNNNNNNNNNNNNNNNNNNNNNNNNNNNNNNNNNNNNNNNNNNNNNNNNNNNNNNNNNNNNNNNNNNNNNNNNNNNNNNNNNNNNNNNNNNNNNNNNNNNNNNNNNNNNNNNNNNNNNNNNNNNNNNNNNNNNNNNNNNNNNNNNNNNNNNNNNNNNNNNNNNNNNNNNNNNNNNNNNNNNNNNNNNNNNNNNNNNNNNNNNNNNNNNNNNNNNNNNNNNNNNNNNNNNNNNNNNNNNNNNNNNNNNNNNNNNNNNNNNNNNNNNNNNNNNNNNNNNNNNTTTTTTTTCGCCCTCCCCCCTCTCCAGAGCCGGCGCCGCCGTGCTGCAACCTAACTCGCTGCCCGCTGCCCGCCTCCGCCTCCGCCTCCCATTGGCTCCGCCTCCGCCTCCCATTGGCTCCGCTCGCCCCGCGAACGTCACGCCGCCGCCCCGCTATTGGCGCGAGCAGCCTGTCCGTCGAAGGCCGCTCAGCAGGGTTGGGTGGCAGCGCGCACGCATG
It encodes:
- the LOC122544253 gene encoding mitochondrial import receptor subunit TOM40 homolog encodes the protein MTGGRAGQSAAGRPSNLVQGGRWASASGRGAHACALPPNPAERPSTDRLLAPIAGRRRDVRGASGANGRRRRSQWEAEAEAGSGQRVRLQHGGAALFSFLSFSLSPELFPIQMEGVKLIVNKGLSNHFQVNHTVSLSTLGESSYHFGATYVGTKQLSPTEAFPVVVGDMDNTGSLNAQLIHLLTDRVRSKMVLQTQQSKFVNWQVDSEYRGNDYTATLTLGNPDILIGSGIVVAHYLQSITPSLALGGELVYHRRPGEEGAVMSVAGRYTGSNWIGTLTLSQAGAHATYYHKANDQLQVGVELEASLRMQDTSVTFGYQLDLPKANLLFKGSVDSNWVVGATLEKKLVPLPLTLAMGAFLNHRKNKFQCGFGLTIG